Within the Acidobacteriota bacterium genome, the region ACGCGCTGATCGTCCTCATGACGTACGAGAACCGGGGGTACGCGCTCCTCAGCTTCTGAGCGGTGCCTTCCCCGAGACCGCCCCGTCCACCGCTCCCCAGAAGTCGGGCTCCTTCCGGAAGTGCAGGAAGAAGATCGGCACGCGTTTCAGCGACTCGTCGAGGGCGTCGAAGAGATCGGGGCGCTGGTTGAGCGACTCGTTCACGAAGGGAAGATTCGCAACCACCTCCGCCATCGTCTGCACGCGCGGCCGCCTCTCGACGAAGGTCGTCTCGTCCTGCACCAGCCGGAACATCGCCGCGAGCGGGAAGAGGCCCGTGACAGGCTTCCCACCTTCGTAGGTCCCGCGGAATGGGGAGCCGGCGACGGAGAGCTCGCCCGACGGCTCCGGGACCACGAGCGTCAGGTCGTCGGAGATCACCCGCCCCTCCGTGTTCATCTTCGCGAGCGTCGATTTGCCGGAGGCCGACTTCCCGAAGAAGATGTACGCGCGCCCGTGCCGCTCGATGCTCGCCCCGTGAATGAAGAAGCCGCCGCGGCGCACCGCGAGGCAGGCGACCGCCACGCGGCAGAAGTTCTCGAAGGCGCGCTCCGCCGGATCGAAGGTGCCGGTGCCGAACGAGAGCCCCGCCGTGAGCGACGCGAGGTCGATCCACCCCGCCATCGAGTACGTGACGAGGCGGATCAGCTCCCTGTCAGGCACGATGCGCAGGCGGTAGTACCCCTCGGGCTTCCCGCGCTCGGGCTCGACGTAGTGCTCGACGGCGTCGCGGTGGACCTCCACGCGCAACGGGGAGCTCACGAGCGTGGGGTCGGCAACGTACGCCGCGAAGCGCCGCGACACGTCTCCGTGCAGCGCCGCGTCGAGGCCATGGAAGAGCAGCGACAGGCCGGCGAGGTCGATCGCGAGCGAGAGATCTCCGCGCGGTGCGAGCGCGTCGATGTGAGCACGGGAGGGCGGCTCGGCCTCGCTCTCCCGGGCGATGTTGCGGAGCCTCGTGGACCCCTCGCGCTTTTCGCTCATCGTGGCGCGAATCTACCGCCCCCTCGCCGGGGCCGCAACAGCCTCCCGCCCCTCTGCTACCATGACGACGTCCCGCGCCAACCCCCATCGACGACGAGGTCCCCGTGAGCGACGAGCGAGAGAGCTACCCACTCGACGTGCTGTTCGTGGGAGGCGGCCCCGCCTCCCTCGCGGGCGCGATCCACCTGGCGCACCTGATCAGGAAGCACAACGACAGGGCGAAGGCCGAAGGAAAGAAGGAGATCGCCGCCGAGATCGGAGTCATCGAGAAGGCGCGCGAGTTCGGCCAGCACGGCCTCTCAGGCGCCGTGCTCAACCCGAAGGCCCTCGCCGAGCTGATCCCCGACTTCAAGGAGAAGGGGTGCCCGCTCGGCACCGAGATCCGCCACGACGCCTTCTACATGCTCACGCGCACGGGAAGCCTCAAGGTTCCCGAGCTCCTCGTTCCCCCCGAGAACGACAACCGCGGCATGTTCACGATCTCGCTGCAGCGCTTCGCGAAGTGGCTCGCCGAGATCGCGGAAGGGGAGGGGATCTTCCTCTTCCCCGCGACCACGGGGGTGAAGATCCTCGAAGAGGACGGGCGCGTCGTCGGAGTCCGGACCGGCGACAAGGGGCTCGGGAAGGACGGCTCTCCGAAGGGGAACTTCGAGCCGGGGCTGAACCTGAACGCGAAGGTCACGGTCTTCGGCGAAGGGCCGCGCGGCACGCTCAGCGAGGACCTCATCAACCGGTTCAAGCTCCGCGACGGGCGGAACCCGCAGGTCTTCTCCCTCGGGACGAAGGAAGTGATCAGGGTGAAGAGGACCGCGGGGCGCGGCCTCGTCCTCCACACCCTCGGGTATCCCCTCCAGTCCTTCCAGTTCGGTGGGGGGTTTCTCTACGAGCTCGACGCGGAGCACTACTCGGCGGGGTTCGTCACCTCCCTCTCGTGGCGCGATCCGCGGTTCGACTGCCACGCGGCGCTCCAGCAGTGGAAGAAGCACCCCCTCATCCAGTCGTTCATCCGCGGCGGTGAGGTGGTGTCGTACGGCGCGAAGACGATCCCCGAGGGGGGGTACTTCTCGATCCCGAAGCTCACCGCGCCGGGGGCGATGCTCGTCGGGGATTCGGCCGGCTTCGTGAACGTGAAGCTCCTCAAGGGGATTCACTACGCGATGACGACCGGCATGCTCGCGGCGGAGACGATCCTCGACGCGCTCGTCGCGGGGGATTACTCCGACGCCCGCCTCGCGGCGTACGAGGAGAAGGTCCGCGGATCGTACGTGCAGGCCGACCTGTGGCGCGATCGCAATTTCCGAATCGCGTTCGAGAAGGGGCTCTACGCCGGGCTCATGGCCACCGGCCTCCATCGGTTCACGGGAGGCGGCACGAAGAAGCGGACGCCCCTCCACCAGGACCACACCCGCTTCGTCCCCGTCTCCACCCTGGGAGCGCCCCCCGCGGATCCGCCGGGGTTCGATCCGGCGACGATCGTCGACAAGCTGACAGATGTCTTCCGATCGGGGACGATTCACCGCGAGGACCAGCCTTCGCACATCCAGCTCGTGAGCCCTGCGGTCTGCACCGACCAGTGCATCCCGAAGTACGGCGTCGCGCCGTGCACGAACTTCTGCCCCGCGAAGGTCTACGAGCTGGTGGGGGAGAAGGGGGGGGAGCGCATCCAGATCAACTTCAGCAACTGCGTGCACTGCAAGACGTGCGTGATCCTCGACCCCTTCGACGTGAGCGCGGGGGATGCGATCCAGAACATCGACTGGCGCGCCCCGGCCGAGGGGGGGCCGAAGTACCTGAGCCTCTGACCGGCTCGACCGTCGCTCATCGCGCCCCATCCCTCCCGAAAACACGGACAAACCGGACGTTCACGAGAACATCTTTGTTTTTCTAAGTCCACATACAAAATTTCTTGACTTTGAATATGCGTACCCTAACTTCGGTGTCGTCGGGAGGACGCCACCTCCCGCCCGAAGGAGCGGGGATGGAATCAGAGACTGAGAGAACGTCCCCTGGCCTCCGGGAACCGACGTCAAGTCCGAAGGAGGTCCAGCCACCCATGAAAGCGACACGATTCTTCGCCCTCGTCTGCGCGGCGGTCATCTCCGCCACGGCCGCCGGCGCGGGCCAGCCGCAGGTCGTTCTGAGCGTCGACGTGAAGGAGGAGATCTCCGCCCCCGACGCGCAAGGGCGCCCCAGCGTCGTCCGGAAGAAGGTCGAGAGGACCGAGCCCGGCGACGTCCTCATCTACACCCTCACCTACACGAATTTCGGGAACGAGCCGGCGATCTCGGCGACGGTCGACGATCCGATCCCCGCGGGGACGGTGATTCTCCCGGCGAGCGTTCTGGGAGAGCGCGCGTCGATCACCTTCAGCGCCGACAACGGCCGCTCGTTCGCCCCCTACCCGCTCATGAAGACCGTCACCGGCGCCGACGGGAGGCCCGGGAAGGTCGAGGCCGCCCCGGACAGCTACACGCACGTCCGCTTCGCGGCGAGCGAGCCGATCGCTCCCGGCGAATCGCGGAGCGCGTCGTTCAAGGTGATCGTCCGGTAGCGGCTTTCCAGTAACCCCCCCCGAGTCCTCCGAGGTCCCTCCCGAGGAGGATTCGTCTGCCCGCAGGATTCGGACACTGAGTGTTTCCCAGCGAAAACAACGCGCCGAAGACCCACAAGGAGAGGAAGAGCATGAGGCATTCGACGATTCGAGCCACGGCCATGGCGGTGCTGACGCTGCTGGCCGCCGTTCCGGGGGCTTTCGCCGTCGGGACTCCCGCCGGCACGGTCATCAGCAACCAGGCGACGATCAACTACACGGACGCAAACGGGAACCCGCTGACCGCGCTCAGCAACATCGTGACGACCACCGTCTCGCAGGTCGCCACGGTGAGCGTGACCCCGAACGGCGCGCAGAACGCCGTTCCCGGCACGATTCTCTTCTACGCCCACACCGTCCAGAACCTGGGCAACGGCAACGACACCATCGACATGACCGCCGTCAGCGCCGGCGGGTTCGCGACCGCGCTCTTCCTCGACAACAACGGCAACGGCGTCTTCGACGCCGGCGACACGGCGATGACCGACACCGACGGCGACACGATCCCCGACACGGGCTCCCTCGCCGCGAACGGCACGGTGAAGATCCTGGCCCGGATCACGATCCCCGTCGGGACGGCGCCCCAGGTCGACGTCATGGCGGTGACCGGCACCTCGAGCTTCAACGTGGGCGTCTCCTCCTCGGCCACCGACACGACGACGGTCCTCGCGCCGAACGTCACCGCGGTGAAGAGCGTCCTTCCGGCCGGCAACCAGCCGCCGGGCACGACCCTCACGTACTCGGTCGTCGTGACCAACGCCGGCAGCGCCAACGCCGCCGCCGTCGTCCTGACGGATCCGATCCCGGCGAACACCGCCTACGTCCCGGGATCGATCACCCTCGACGGTGTCTCGAAGACCGACATCGCCGACGCCGACCAGGGCGACTTCAACGCGACCACGGCGGGCGCCGTCACGGTGAACATCGGCGCCATGGCCCCCGCCGCGACGCACACGATCACCTTCAAGGTGAAGATCAACTAGTCGTCCCGTCACCTCGCAGAGGCCCCCGGCACGGCGCCGCTCGCGCCCGTGCCGGGGCGCCTCCCGGGGAAGGAGTGCACGTGCGGCCCATGGCCCGCGCCGATCTCGGCCGGACCTCAGAAAACCGCGCGCGCCGGCACGCCCCCCGCCTCGTCGTCCTCTTCGGCATCCTCTCCCTTGTCGGCGCATCCTTATTAATGCCCGCCACGAAGGTCTCCACGGCTCCCGGCACGGCCATCGTCAACGTCGCGAGCGTCAACGCGACGCTCGCGCCCGGCGCCCCGCCCACCACCACCCTCAGCAACCGGGCGACGACGCTGGTCGCGGCGGTTCCGCTGGCGAATCTTGGGAAGACCGTCGACCCCGCGGGGCCGGTGCGGGCGGGAACCGATCTCCGGTACACCCTCTCGTTCGCGAACCTCTCGGCGGCGACCCTCACGAACGTGACGATCGTGGACGCGCTCGACTCGTTCATCGCCTCGGCCTCGGGGGTCACGACCGGCACGGTGGCGAATCACGGTCCCGGGGGAGGCCGCGCGGCGCTCACCGGCGCGTACGATGCGGCCTCGAGGCGCGTCACCTGGACGTTTCCGTCGCTCCCCCCGGGGTTCCAGGGGGAGGTGCGCTTCACGGCGACGCTGGCCGCGTCGATTCCGGATCAGTCCGTCGTCCGGAACCGCTTCTCGGCCACCTCCGACCAGGATCCGCCGGGCGCGACGTCGCCCGAGGTCTCGATCACAGTCCTAGCCCCATCGATCACGGTGTCGCTCGCCCTCAGCCGCGACAGGGTCGAGGTCGGGGATCTCGTCGGCTTCACCCTCGCGGTCACCAACGTCTCGGCCTCGACCGATCTCGTCGCCGCGGCGGCGCGCCTTGCGCTGCCGGCGGGGTTTCGGTACCGGGACGGATCGCTGCGCGTCGCCGGAGCGAAGAGCCGGCCCGCGGGCCTCGCCGCCGATCCGCGCGAGCTGCGGATCGACGTGGGCGATCTCCCCCGCGGGGAGAGCCGCGAGATCACGCTCGTGGGGGTCGCCGGGGCCGCGGCGCGACGGGGGAGCGTCGTCGCGCGCGGCGGCGCCACCGCCACGACCGCGGGCGGCCTCGGCGTCGAGGCGGCTCCCGTCGACGCGATCCTGAGCGTCGTCCAGGGGAGCTTCGCCGCCGAGGCGGTCATCGCCGGAAAGGTCTTCGTCGATGCCAACGGCGACGGCGTTCAGTCGGCGAGCGAGGCGAGCGTCCCCGGCGTGAGGCTCTATCTCGAGGACGGCACCGAGGTCCTCACCGACATCGCCGGCAAGTACCACATCGAGGGGGTGCGCCCCGGGCTCCACGTGATGAAGCTCGACCCCGAGACGGCCCCCGCGGGTCTGAAGGCCGCCTCGGCGGACGGGCGCGCCTCCGGGACGCCGGGCGTCCAGTTCATCGACATCGGCGCGGTCGATCTCTTC harbors:
- a CDS encoding 4Fe-4S dicluster domain-containing protein — protein: MSDERESYPLDVLFVGGGPASLAGAIHLAHLIRKHNDRAKAEGKKEIAAEIGVIEKAREFGQHGLSGAVLNPKALAELIPDFKEKGCPLGTEIRHDAFYMLTRTGSLKVPELLVPPENDNRGMFTISLQRFAKWLAEIAEGEGIFLFPATTGVKILEEDGRVVGVRTGDKGLGKDGSPKGNFEPGLNLNAKVTVFGEGPRGTLSEDLINRFKLRDGRNPQVFSLGTKEVIRVKRTAGRGLVLHTLGYPLQSFQFGGGFLYELDAEHYSAGFVTSLSWRDPRFDCHAALQQWKKHPLIQSFIRGGEVVSYGAKTIPEGGYFSIPKLTAPGAMLVGDSAGFVNVKLLKGIHYAMTTGMLAAETILDALVAGDYSDARLAAYEEKVRGSYVQADLWRDRNFRIAFEKGLYAGLMATGLHRFTGGGTKKRTPLHQDHTRFVPVSTLGAPPADPPGFDPATIVDKLTDVFRSGTIHREDQPSHIQLVSPAVCTDQCIPKYGVAPCTNFCPAKVYELVGEKGGERIQINFSNCVHCKTCVILDPFDVSAGDAIQNIDWRAPAEGGPKYLSL
- a CDS encoding DUF11 domain-containing protein, whose translation is MKATRFFALVCAAVISATAAGAGQPQVVLSVDVKEEISAPDAQGRPSVVRKKVERTEPGDVLIYTLTYTNFGNEPAISATVDDPIPAGTVILPASVLGERASITFSADNGRSFAPYPLMKTVTGADGRPGKVEAAPDSYTHVRFAASEPIAPGESRSASFKVIVR
- a CDS encoding DUF11 domain-containing protein produces the protein MRHSTIRATAMAVLTLLAAVPGAFAVGTPAGTVISNQATINYTDANGNPLTALSNIVTTTVSQVATVSVTPNGAQNAVPGTILFYAHTVQNLGNGNDTIDMTAVSAGGFATALFLDNNGNGVFDAGDTAMTDTDGDTIPDTGSLAANGTVKILARITIPVGTAPQVDVMAVTGTSSFNVGVSSSATDTTTVLAPNVTAVKSVLPAGNQPPGTTLTYSVVVTNAGSANAAAVVLTDPIPANTAYVPGSITLDGVSKTDIADADQGDFNATTAGAVTVNIGAMAPAATHTITFKVKIN